A stretch of Aphelocoma coerulescens isolate FSJ_1873_10779 chromosome 1A, UR_Acoe_1.0, whole genome shotgun sequence DNA encodes these proteins:
- the LOC138103905 gene encoding cytochrome P450 2D6 produces the protein MALLLWLGSQLSSIWSNISILGIFLTVFTLLLDFMKRRRKWSRYPPGPASLPFVGTMFSVDFHKPHHSFGQLQKKFGNIFSLQNCWTNLVVLNGYKTVKEALVHKSEDFADRPYFPIYEHMGYGKNSEGIVVARYGHVWKELRRFTLSTLRNFGMGKKSLEERVVEEAGFLCSAVKSKEGKSFDMHVLLNNAVCNIICTIVFGDRFDYGDGRFKRLSQLVQDSLDQETGFLPQLLNAVPILVRIPGLSQKVFQGQKELMDFIDVVIDKHMKTWDPAHTRDLTDVFLKEMEKGKAAEENGFHYNNLRLVAVDLFTAGSETSSTTLRWALLYMLLHPEIQSKVQAEIDKVIGRERPPTMKDQASMPYTNAVIHEVQRYGDIVPVALPHMTYRDTELQGFFIPKGTTIITNLSSVLKDETVWEKPHEFYPEHFLDANGQFVKPEAFLPFSAGRRACPGEQLARMELFLFFTSLLQKFTFVLPEDQPRPQDDGHFALTNSPHPYMLRALPR, from the exons ATGGCATTGCTCCTGTGGCTGGGGTCCCAGTTGTCATCCATCTGGAGCAACATCTCTATACTGGGAATTTTTCTTACAGTGTTTACTTTACTGCTTGACTTCATGAAGCGCAGAAGGAAGTGGAGCCGTTACCCGCCGGGCCCAGCGTCGCTGCCGTTCGTCGGGACCATGTTCTCCGTTGACTTCCACAAGCCCCACCACTCCTTCGGCCAG CTTCAGAAGAAGTTTGGAAACATCTTCAGTCTCCAGAACTGCTGGACCAACCTGGTAGTGCTGAATGGGTATAAAACAGTGAAGGAAGCCCTGGTCCACAAATCAGAGGACTTTGCTGACCGGCCGTACTTTCCAATATATGAACATATGGGCTATGGAAAGAATTCTGAAG GGATTGTTGTAGCAAGATACGGGCATGTCTGGAAGGAGCTAAGGAGATTTACACTCTCTACCCTGAGGAACTTTGGGATGGGAAAGAAATCCTTGGAGGAGCGAGTGGTAGAGGAAGCTGGATTTCTTTGTTCTGCAGTCAAGTCTAAAGAAG GTAAATCTTTTGATATGCATGTTCTTCTAAATAATGCTGTCTGCAACATAATCTGCACCATTGTCTTTGGAGACCGTTTTGACTATGGTGATGGAAGATTCAAGAGGCTGTCACAGTTAGTTCAAGATTCCCTGGATCAAGAAACTGGATTCCTGCCTCAG CTTCTTAATGCCGTGCCCATTTTGGTGCGCATCCCTGGACTCTCACAGAAGGTCTTTCAAGGACAAAAGGAGTTGATGGACTTCATAGATGTGGTCATAGACAAGCATATGAAGACCTGGGACCCTGCTCACACCCGAGATCTCACAGAtgtgtttttaaaggaaatggAGAAG GGTAAGGCAGCTGAAGAGAATGGGTTCCACTATAACAACCTTCGTCTGGTGGCTGTAGACTTGTTTACAGCTGGTTCTGAGACCAGCTCCACCACTCTCCGATGGGCACTGCTGTATATGCTTCTCCACCCAGAAATACAGA GTAAGGTCCAGGCAGAGATTGATAAAGTGATTGGCAGAGAGAGACCCCCCACCATGAAGGACCAAGCAAGCATGCCTTACACTAATGCTGTGATCCATGAAGTGCAACGCTACGGGGATATTGTTCCTGTTGCGCTACCTCACATGACGTACCGGGACACCGAGTTGCAAGGCTTCTTTATTCCCAAG GGGACAACAATCATCACCAACTTGTCTTCCGTGCTGAAGGATGAGACAGTCTGGGAGAAACCACACGAGTTTTACCCTGAACACTTCCTGGATGCAAACGGGCAGTTTGTGAAACCAGAGGCCTTCCTGCCCTTCTCAGCAG GTCGCCGTGCCTGTCCAGGAGAACAGCTGGCCAGGATGgagctctttcttttctttaccaGTCTCTTGCAGAAATTCACTTTCGTGCTCCCTGAGGACCAGCCCAGGCCGCAGGATGACGGTCACTTTGCTCTCACAAACTCCCCACACCCATACATGTTGCGAGCTCTCCCAAGATGA
- the NAGA gene encoding alpha-N-acetylgalactosaminidase: MEAMVLSGLALALALPSVALENGLARTPPMGWMSWERFRCNVDCQADPRNCISEQLFFDMADRLAEDGWRELGYEYINIDDCWSAKQRDAAGQLVPDPKRFPSGIKALADYVHSRGLKLGIYGDLGVFTCGGYPGTMLEHVQQDAQTFAAWGVDMLKLDGCYSSAEEQAKGYPEMARALNATGRPIVYSCSWPAYQGGLPPKVNYTILAEICNLWRNYDDIQDSWDSVLSIVDWFFTNQDVLQPAAGPGHWNDPDMLIIGNFGLSYEQSRSQMALWTVMAAPLLMSTDLRTISPSAKEILQNRLMIQINQDPLGIQGRRIVKEKSHIEVFLRPLSQAASALVFFSRRIDMPFRYTTSLAKLHFPEDAVYEVQDVFVGKIIGALKTADNFSVVINPSGVVMWYLRPMALVVQSRHVRHQAPGEDFRPTLL, encoded by the exons ATGGAGGCGATGGTACTGAGCGGGCTGGCCCTggcgttggcgctgccctccgtgGCCCTGGAGAACGGGCTGGCGCGCACTCCCCCCATGGGCTGGATGTCCTGGGAGAGGTTCCGCTGCAACGTGGACTGCCAGGCGGATCCCCGCAACTGCATCAG TGAGCAGCTCTTCTTCGATATGGCAGACCGGCTGGCAGAGGAtggctggagggagctgggctATGAGTACATCAACATTGACGACTGCTGGTCTGCCAAGCAGCGGGACGCGGCAGGACAGCTGGTTCCCGACCCCAAGAGATTTCCCAGTGGAATTAAGGCTCTGGCTGACTAC GTCCATTCCAGGGGCCTGAAGCTGGGCATTTACGGTGACCTGGGCGTCTTCACCTGTGGGGGCTACCCAGGCACTATGCTGGAACACGTGCAGCAGGATGCCCAGACCTTTGCAGCATGGGGCGTGGACATGCTGAAGCTGGATGGGTGCTACTCGTCTGCAGAGGAGCAGGCAAAAG GATATCCAGAAATGGCGAGGGCCTTGAACGCCACGGGCCGCCCCATCGTCTACTCATGCAGCTGGCCAGCGTATCAGGGGGGTCTTCCCCCCAAG GTGAACTACACCATCCTGGCAGAGATCTGCAACCTGTGGCGTAACTATGATGACATCCAGGACTCCTGGGACAGTGTACTTTCCATTGTGGACTGGTTCTTCACAAACCAGGACGTGCTGCAACCGGCAGCTGGCCCTGGTCACTGGAACGACCCGGACATG CTCATCATTGGAAACTTTGGCCTTAGCTATGAGCAGTCACGCTCCCAAATGGCCTTATGGACAGTGATGGCAGCTCCGCTCCTCATGTCCACGGATCTCCGCACCATCTCCCCCAGTGCCAAGGAGATCCTGCAGAACCGCCTGATGATCCAGATCAACCAGGACCCCCTGGGAATCCAGGGGCGCAGGATTGTCAAG GAGAAATCCCACATCGAGGTGTTTCTGCGcccgctgtcccaggctgccagtgcccTTGTGTTCTTCAGCCGGAGGATAGATATGCCCTTCCGCTACACCACCAGCCTCGCCAAGCTCCACttccctgaggatgctgtgTATGAG GTACAAGATGTGTTTGTTGGGAAGATCATCGGGGCCTTAAAGACAGCAGACAACTTCTCAGTGGTTATTAACCCCTCGGGGGTGGTGATGTGGTATCTCCGTCCCATGGCACTCGTGGTACAATCCCGGCATGTCAGACATCAAGCCCCTGGCGAGGATTTCCGCCCAACCCTTCTGTGA
- the SMDT1 gene encoding essential MCU regulator, mitochondrial, whose translation MAAAAGRLLAATVARSGRAGWGEPCRAPVVRLVPSRGAIVTRSGAILPKPVKTPFGLLRVFSVVIPFLYVGTQISKNFAALLEEHDIFVPEDDDDDD comes from the exons ATGGCAGCGGCAGCCGGGCGGCTCCTGGCGGCGACCGTGGCTCGCTCGGGCCGTGCGGGCTGGGGCGAGCCGTGCCGGGCCCCGGTCGTGCGGCTGGTGCCCTCCCGGGGCGCCATCGTCACCCGCAGCGGCGCCATTTTGCCCAAGCCAGTTAAG ACGCCCTTCGGCCTCCTCAGAGTGTTCAGCGTCGTGATCCCTTTCCTGTATGTTGGTACTCAGATCAGTAAGAACTTTGCAGCCTTACTTGAAGAACATGATATCTTTGTCCCAGAGGATGACGATGACGATGATTAA
- the PHETA2 gene encoding sesquipedalian-2 has translation MKLNERSVAHYATCDSPADHAGFLRKRVERHHHHAHHHGASYQRRWFVLKGNLLFYFEERESREPVGLVVLEGCTVELCEAAEEFAFAIRFDDAGARAYVLVADGQAAMEAWVKALSRASFDYMRLVVRELEKQLEEACKSLAACRKSPQRSSSSGRKRHLSNPALLPLQEKPTTLENGYSTWGSGGCVASGATCTDYDGGQTKPPPLPPRRRSGAGSTTGSPAPRLSPTMLESPVSPETICFSKLHNWYGQEIAVLRREWQERQKRGHP, from the coding sequence ATGAAGCTGAATGAGCGGAGTGTGGCCCACTATGCCACCTGTGACTCGCCCGCCGACCATGCCGGCTTCCTGCGCAAGCGGGTGGAGCGGCACCACCACCATGCCCACCACCATGGCGCCTCCTACCAGCGCCGCTGGTTCGTCCTCAAGGGCAACCTCCTCTTCTACTTTGAGGAGCGGGAGAGCCGGGAGCCTGTGGGCCTGGTGGTCCTGGAGGGCTGCACCGTGGAGCTGTGCGAGGCTGCTGAAGAGTTCGCCTTTGCCATCCGCTTTGATGACGCTGGTGCCAGGGCTTATGTGCTGGTGGCCGACGGGCAGGCTGCCATGGAGGCCTGGGTGAAGGCACTCTCACGGGCCAGCTTCGACTACATGCGGCTGGTGGTAAGGGAGCTGgagaagcagctggaggaggcCTGCAAGAGCTTGGCCGCTTGCCGTAAGTCTCCACAGAGGTCCTCCTCCTCTGGCAGGAAGAGGCATCTCTCCAACCCTGCCTTGCTGCCTCTCCAGGAGAAGCCCACCACCCTGGAGAATGGTTACTCCACATGGGGTAGTGGTGGTTGCGTCGCTAGTGGGGCCACCTGCACTGACTATGATGGGGGCCAAACTAAGCCCCCGCCCCTGCCTCCACGCCGGCGCTCGGGCGCCGGCAGCACCACAGGATCCCCAGCACCTCGCCTCTCACCCACCATGCTGGAGAGCCCAGTGTCACCAGAAACGATCTGCTTCTCCAAGCTGCACAACTGGTACGGGCAGGAGATCGCGGTGCTCAGACGGGAGTGGCAGGAGAGGCAGAAGAGGGGACACCCGTAA
- the NDUFA6 gene encoding NADH dehydrogenase [ubiquinone] 1 alpha subcomplex subunit 6, producing the protein MAVAGKGVVSAAVKPIFSRDLGEAKRRVRELYRAWYREVPNTVHLYQLDITVKQGRNKVREMFMKNAHVTDPRVIDMLVIKGKMELQETIHVWKQRTHVMRYFHETETPQPKDFLSKFYAGHNP; encoded by the exons ATGGCGGTGGCGGGCAAGGGAGTTGTGTCGGCCGCCGTGAAGCCGATCTTCAGCCGGGACCTGGGCGAGGCGAAGCGGCGCGTCAGGGAGCTGTATCGGGCCTGGTACCGCGAGGTGCCCAACACGG TGCACCTGTACCAGCTGGACATCACGGTGAAACAGGGGCGTAACAAGGTGCGGGAGATGTTCATGAAGAATGCTCACGTTACGGATCCACGCGTGATAGACATGCTGGTTATTAAG GGCAAAATGGAGCTTCAAGAAACCATTCACGTCTGGAAGCAGAGGACTCACGTCATGAGGTACTTCCACGAGACGGAAACCCCGCAACCTAAAGACTTTCTGTCCAAATTCTATGCGGGCCACAATCCCTGA